The DNA window GCTGATCGTCATGACGGGCGCGTCCGGCGTGGGCAAGGGCACCCTGCGCGAGCAGTGGCTGGCCGGGCAGGACGTGTTCTACTCGACGTCCTGGACCACCCGTGGAGCGCGGCCCGGCGAGCGCGACGGCCTCGACTACGTGTTCGTGTCTCCGGAGGCCTTCGAGGCCAAGGCGCTGGCCGACGGCTTCCTGGAGCATGCGTCCTTTGTCGGGAACCGCTACGGCACGCCCATCGAGCCGATCGAGGCGGCCCTGAGCCGCGGGCAGGACGTGGTGCTGGAGATCGAGGTCGAGGGCGCGATGCAGGTCAAGGCGCGCATGGGCGACGAGGCCATCCTGGTGTTCATCATGCCGCCCAGCCTGACCGAACTGCGCCGCCGCCTGGAGGGCCGCGCCACCGAGACGCCCGA is part of the Deinococcus metalli genome and encodes:
- the gmk gene encoding guanylate kinase translates to MSDPTTTPLHHTARRGLLIVMTGASGVGKGTLREQWLAGQDVFYSTSWTTRGARPGERDGLDYVFVSPEAFEAKALADGFLEHASFVGNRYGTPIEPIEAALSRGQDVVLEIEVEGAMQVKARMGDEAILVFIMPPSLTELRRRLEGRATETPERIEKRLARAREEIREAHEFRYVVVNDDLDKAVEGLHAIQVAERARQVPENEWTAEDRAARLRADTLRSYALSDADLHRVVES